The Euphorbia lathyris chromosome 2, ddEupLath1.1, whole genome shotgun sequence genome includes a window with the following:
- the LOC136216627 gene encoding thermospermine synthase ACAULIS5-like produces MGDIGVINGKGHSSPRGYRKSCWYEEEIEDNLRWCFALNSILHTGSSQYQDIALLDTKPFGKALVIDGKLQSAEVDEFIYHESLVHPALLHHSNPKTIFIMGGGEGSTAREILRHKTVDKVIMCDIDEEVVDFCKAYLAMNREAFSDPRLEIIINDARSELETRNENYDVIIGDLADPIEGGPCYKLYTKCFYEFTVKPRLNPDGVFVTQAGPAGIFSHTEVFSCIYNTLKQVFKYVVPYSAHIPSYADTWGWVMASDAPFVLNSDELDLRIKQKTKGENRYFDGKTFSSASTLSKAVRKSLDNETHVYTEGTARFIYGHGSGYKQDHD; encoded by the exons ATGGGTGACATTGGTGTTATCAATGGAAAAGGCCATTCTTCTCCAAGAGGATACAGGAAAAGTTGCTGGTATGAAGAAGAAATTGAAGATAACTTGAGATGGTGTTTTGCCCTCAATAG CATTTTGCACACAGGATCTTCTCAGTACCAGGATATTGCCCTTTTAGACACAAAACCCTTTGGAAAG GCTTTAGTTATAGATGGAAAGCTTCAGAGTGCAGAGGTGGATGAATTTATCTATCATGaatcccttgttcatccagctctTCTTCATCATTCTAA TCCAAAGACAATTTTCATCATGGGAGGAGGCGAAGGTTCAACTGCTAGAGAAATTCTCAGACATAAAACTGTGGACAAGGTTATCATGTGTGACATTGATGAG GAGGTGGTAGATTTCTGCAAGGCATACTTGGCTATGAACAGAGAAGCATTCAGTGATCCAAGAttggaaataataataaatgatgCCAGGTCTGAGTTAGAAACCAGAAATGAAAACTATGATGTCATAATTGGGGATTTAGCTGACCCAATTGAAGGAGGACCTTGTTATAAATTATACACCAAATGCTTTTATGAATTCACTGTTAAACCTAGACTTAATCCTGATGGAGTTTTTGTCACtcag GCAGGACCAGCAGGAATTTTCAGCCACACAGAAGTATTTTCTTGCATCTACAACACTTTAAAACAGGTCTTCAAAT ATGTTGTGCCTTATTCAGCTCATATTCCTTCTTATGCTGATACTTGGGGATGGGTCATGGCCTCAGATGCGCCTTTTGTGCTGAACAGTGACGAGCTAGATCTAAGAATAAAACAGAAAACAAAAGGGGAAAATAGGTACTTTGATGGGAAAACATTTTCATCGGCATCAACATTGAGCAAAGCAGTTCGAAAATC ATTGGACAATGAAACTCATGTATACACAGAGGGGACAGCAAGATTCATATATGGGCATGGTAGCGGTTACAAGCAAGATCATGATTAA